The window ATCAAGACCGCAAGTTCCCACGGGAGGTGTGTATGGTCGTCCGGGTGCTGTTGGCGCTGGCCCTGGTCGGGGCGGCGTGCGCCATGGCGTGCGGTGGTCCGCCGGCGGGTCCCGCAGGACCGGCGGGCGCCGCGATGCGGTTCAAGTACTACGTCCACGTGGACCGCGAGGGGATCGGCATCGAGGCTTTCCGGTTCCTCGTGCCGTCCGACTGGCAGGTCAGCGGCGGCATCCGCTGGGCGCTGGACAATCCCGGCCGCCCGGCCACGGCCCACCTGCAGGCGGCCAGTCCGGACGGCCGCCGGGCGCTGGAGCTCTTGCCGGCCCAGCCCTGCTTCTGGACGGACAACCGGATGCTCCTGACCACCAATCCACCGGGCACTCGCTATTTCGGCAACGAGGTCCGGCCCATGCCCGGGCCAGTCGAAGCGCTGCGCGATATGATCCTGCCCCGTTTCCGAAGCGGCGTGGCGGGCCTCCGGGTGGTCGAGTCGAAGGAGCTGCCCGACCTGGCCCGCGCGGTGGGCGCCGGAGCGGCGGCCGGTCCGGGGCTGCAGACGGGCGCCCGCGGTGCCATGATCCGGGTGGAATACAACCAGGGCGGCCAGCTCGTCGAGGAGGAAATCTACGGGGTCGTGGACTGGATCGCCTTCCCGATCCAGGGCGCGTTCGGCGCCACCACCAATGTCAACTGGGCGGTGGACTACCTGTTTTCCTTCCGGGCGCCGCGGGGGCAGCTGGCGGCCGACACCAAGCGGTTCCAGACCATGATCGGCTCCTTCCGGCTCAATCCCCAGTGGTTCAACAAGTACGTCCAGTTGGTGGAGCTGCTCATCCGGATGCAGATCCGTCAGATCCGGCATATCGGCGAGATCAGCCGGATCATCAGCCAGACGCACGACGAGATCAGCCGGGACATGATGACGGCCTACGAATCCCGGCAGGCGGTCAACGACCGGATCAGCGAAAATTTCAGCCGCTACATACGCGGCGTCGACGCCTACCACGACCCCTTCACCGACCGGCCGGTGGAGCTGCCGTCGGGCTATCGCCACGCCTGGGCCACCCCGCTCGGGGAATACATCGTGACCGACGACCCGAACTACAATCCGAACGTCGGCTCCAACCAGAACTGGCAGCAGCTCCAGCCACAGCGCTGATCGCTGCGGGGTTGCAAAGCGGACGCGCTCTCCCTAGAATGATGGCGGTCCGGCCGGAGGCCGGACCCGCCGCCGCGTGAAGGAGAGCGCGCCATGCCCATCTACGAATTTTACTGTCCCGACTGCCACACCATTTTCAACTTCCTGTCCCGAACCATTGACACGGCCAGGCGGCCAAACTGTCCGCGTTGTCAGCGGCCGGAGCTGGAGCGGCAGGTGTCGGCGTTCGCCATCTCGAAGGGGCGGAAGGAGACCGAGGACGGCTTGCCCGACGACCTGGACGACTCCCGCCTCGATGGCGTGATGGAACAGCTTGCCCGCGAGGCGGAAGGGGTGGACGAAAACGACCCGCGCCAGCTGTCGCGGGTGATGCGGCGCCTCTACGAGGCCACCGGCCTGCCCCTGGGCGGGCCGATGGAGGAGGCGCTCCGGCGTCTCGAGTCGGGGGAGGACCCGGACCAGATCGAGGCGGAGATGGGCGACCAGTTGGAGGGACTGGACCCGTTTTCGCCCGAGGGTGTGAAGCGGGCGCGCCGCCGCCTGTTGCCGCCGGCGCACGACGACACCCTTTACGATATGTAACCGATTCCGCTCCGGCGGGAGGCGGGTCGGTGGGGATTCGGATTCCCCCGATTGATTTTGAACAATCACTCTTCCCCGGCTCGCGTATGATTACCATGCAGGATGGGCCGGCCGAACGGGCCACGTATCAACGAAAGGATGTGCGCATGAAAGGTGTCTGTTGTCGTCTGATCTTTGTAGCGAGCCTGCTGCTGGCCACCGTGGCGGCGCTGGCTGCGCCGGCTGACGTGCTGGTGTGGATTCCCCGCGACAGCCGGGCGCCGGCGCCCGCCGGGCCGGACGTGACGCTGCTGGCGGCGCTGGAGACCGGCTGGCTGGTGCGGGTGTCGCCGGCGGCGTTGGAGCGGCAGACGGCCGCGGGCGCCGCGGCCACGGCGCTGGAGCCGTACCGCGGCCACGGCCGGTACTACCTGGTCCGGCTGCGTGACGCCGGCGATTTCGCGCGGGTGTCCGCCGCCGGAACGGCCTGGCGGCTGGAAGCCGCCACGGCGCTCTTTGTCGCCCCGGCGGGCTCCGCCCGGGAACTGCTCCCCCTGGACCTGATGCTTCGGGTGCTGCCCGAAGGGCCCATCGACCCGTCGCGCGCT of the Acidobacteriota bacterium genome contains:
- a CDS encoding zinc ribbon domain-containing protein, translated to MPIYEFYCPDCHTIFNFLSRTIDTARRPNCPRCQRPELERQVSAFAISKGRKETEDGLPDDLDDSRLDGVMEQLAREAEGVDENDPRQLSRVMRRLYEATGLPLGGPMEEALRRLESGEDPDQIEAEMGDQLEGLDPFSPEGVKRARRRLLPPAHDDTLYDM